A genomic window from Rhizobium sp. EC-SD404 includes:
- a CDS encoding biotin/lipoate--protein ligase family protein, with amino-acid sequence MLSAAGEGPLVLPPLFEAVFIADPSDVHAHACRIAAQSGAGTLVYAISDETVALAIVLEPDKPLVAARLAFFAGMAAMGDSLAFHCVPERQVAFAWPDEFLFDLARLGGARLAWPEGIGEEDVPEWMVFSVELIHERPSLDDPGSHPGSTSLIEEEFDPPEAIIESFTRHLMRAFDAWATEGISAVTAAYLERLQANTDRDWMIDGRGDLLQRGEPGAAPIRQSLSSGLAASRWYDPVRKAPLL; translated from the coding sequence ATGCTGAGTGCAGCCGGGGAGGGCCCATTGGTCCTGCCGCCGCTTTTTGAAGCCGTTTTCATCGCCGATCCCAGCGACGTGCACGCCCATGCGTGCCGAATTGCCGCGCAATCGGGGGCCGGAACGCTGGTTTACGCGATTTCGGATGAAACGGTGGCGCTCGCCATCGTGCTGGAGCCGGATAAGCCTCTGGTCGCTGCGCGCCTCGCCTTTTTCGCCGGCATGGCGGCGATGGGCGATTCGCTGGCCTTCCATTGCGTGCCCGAACGGCAGGTCGCTTTCGCCTGGCCCGACGAATTCCTCTTCGACCTTGCCCGGTTGGGCGGAGCCCGGCTCGCCTGGCCCGAAGGCATCGGCGAAGAGGACGTCCCGGAGTGGATGGTCTTTTCCGTCGAGCTCATTCACGAACGACCGAGCCTTGACGATCCGGGGTCGCATCCGGGGTCGACGTCGCTGATCGAGGAAGAGTTCGATCCGCCGGAAGCGATCATCGAGAGCTTCACCCGACACCTGATGCGCGCCTTCGACGCCTGGGCCACGGAAGGCATTTCGGCCGTTACCGCGGCCTATCTGGAACGCCTGCAGGCCAATACCGACCGCGACTGGATGATCGATGGGCGCGGCGATCTCCTGCAGCGCGGCGAACCCGGCGCCGCCCCGATCCGGCAAAGTCTCTCGAGCGGCTTGGCTGCCAGCCGCTGGTATGATCCCGTCCGCAAGGCGCCGCTCCTGTGA
- a CDS encoding DUF6505 family protein — MVKLPRTIRMDPSDTFVFAKAAEPGEWAVAGTFLFHGAKIADLGPKQRTAFRAGFLGIESFGHSTLAVVSEVVDNELEEATHSLAAQLVSQCGAPSLDVALPAAREEIAFAADLCRDHAIGTLLALHRAEEDGQIRERFRTLRPRAETTMAGPGLKGLDRAFLVIETDDDEDQPEEQVDLLSLGKE; from the coding sequence TTGGTGAAGCTGCCGCGCACGATCCGCATGGATCCGTCCGATACATTCGTGTTTGCAAAGGCGGCCGAGCCCGGCGAATGGGCGGTCGCGGGGACGTTTCTTTTCCATGGTGCGAAGATCGCCGATCTCGGCCCCAAGCAGCGAACCGCCTTTCGGGCGGGATTTCTGGGGATCGAGAGCTTTGGCCATTCAACGCTTGCCGTCGTTTCGGAGGTCGTCGACAACGAGCTGGAAGAGGCGACCCACAGCCTTGCCGCGCAACTCGTCAGCCAATGCGGGGCGCCGAGCCTGGACGTGGCGTTGCCGGCGGCGCGGGAAGAAATCGCTTTCGCGGCCGATCTCTGCCGTGACCATGCGATCGGCACATTGCTGGCGCTTCACCGCGCAGAAGAGGACGGCCAGATCCGCGAGCGGTTTCGCACCTTGCGTCCGCGCGCCGAAACGACGATGGCAGGGCCGGGGTTGAAGGGGCTTGATCGCGCCTTCCTGGTGATCGAAACGGATGACGACGAAGACCAGCCGGAAGAGCAAGTCGATCTTCTGTCGCTTGGAAAGGAATAG